In the Campylobacter peloridis LMG 23910 genome, one interval contains:
- a CDS encoding plasmid replication protein B, producing MSEIVKYHNDFNKIKLPSFTEQEQNLLCFLLKKIKEKQKDEVIKIYPKDLMGFSEKNLSNREITEILNSFEEKFFKADFTIIVKDEVRNLIGKMRVNLFNNFVIWKKTCTDWDMEIGDGLFWQEFTCIDIEINKHFEYLVNQLTANFTSFELAEFIALSGKYTKTLYRLLKQYRTTGKAYFEWEEFKRIMDISEKMRMCDIDKDIIKPAIKELTKERTLFDQVRVPFKNLAFEKKKIKARGRGGKVVGIEFTFKPENIAIQKIENEAIENASDEEKILMTCNNLCQSKIRFKYEDKIYQSNSFDFYNFIFNAVELQEDKDGNLIPYEIRVFRCKNEEDFFKLIKLFTSNIY from the coding sequence ATGAGTGAAATAGTTAAATATCATAATGATTTTAATAAAATTAAGTTACCTAGCTTTACAGAGCAAGAGCAAAATTTATTATGTTTTTTGCTTAAAAAAATAAAAGAAAAACAAAAAGATGAAGTAATTAAAATATATCCGAAAGACTTAATGGGTTTTTCAGAAAAAAACCTATCAAATAGAGAAATAACAGAGATTTTAAACTCTTTTGAAGAGAAATTTTTCAAAGCAGATTTTACAATAATTGTAAAAGATGAAGTTAGAAACTTAATCGGAAAAATGCGAGTAAATTTATTTAATAATTTTGTAATATGGAAAAAAACTTGCACTGATTGGGATATGGAAATAGGCGATGGGCTTTTTTGGCAGGAATTCACTTGTATAGATATTGAAATTAATAAGCATTTTGAATACCTTGTTAATCAACTCACAGCTAATTTTACATCTTTTGAATTAGCAGAATTTATCGCATTAAGCGGTAAATATACAAAAACTCTTTATAGACTTTTAAAACAATATAGAACAACGGGAAAAGCTTATTTTGAGTGGGAAGAGTTTAAAAGAATTATGGATATATCCGAAAAAATGAGAATGTGCGATATTGACAAAGATATCATCAAACCTGCTATAAAAGAACTAACAAAAGAACGCACCTTGTTTGATCAGGTGCGTGTCCCTTTTAAAAATTTAGCTTTTGAGAAAAAGAAAATCAAAGCTAGGGGGCGGGGCGGAAAAGTTGTAGGTATTGAATTTACCTTTAAACCTGAAAACATTGCAATACAAAAAATTGAAAATGAAGCGATAGAAAATGCAAGCGATGAAGAAAAAATCTTAATGACTTGCAATAACTTGTGTCAATCTAAAATTAGATTTAAATACGAGGATAAAATTTACCAAAGTAACTCTTTTGATTTTTACAATTTTATTTTTAACGCGGTGGAGTTACAAGAAGATAAAGACGGGAATTTAATCCCATATGAAATTAGAGTTTTTAGATGCAAAAATGAAGAAGACTTTTTTAAATTAATTAAATTATTTACAAGCAATATCTATTGA